The Elephas maximus indicus isolate mEleMax1 chromosome 6, mEleMax1 primary haplotype, whole genome shotgun sequence genomic sequence GAAAAGACTCTGTAATGTTTCAGGAAAAGCGAGGAGCCAAGCGTGGCTGAAATAGAGTGAGCAAAGAGGTGAGCAGGAGATGAGGTCAAAAAGGCACTCTATCATGTGAGGTGATGCAGGCTATTCTAGGGATTTAATGTTTACTATGAAAGGAAAGGGTCTGAACAAAGCAGGGCTAAGGTCTGGCATACATTTTTCACATATCTCTCCTTTGGCTGCCATGTTGAAAACAGGTTATAGAAGAGCAAGAGTATAAGCAGAAAGACCATTCCAGTAACTATTATAAAAATCCAGATGAGGAATGACAGCAGCTTAGACCAGTGAAAAGTGATGagaagttttggattctggatGTACCTGGAAGATCAAGTGCACAGGATTTCCTCCTGAGGGATGTATGAGAAAGAGATGAATCAAGAATGACACAAGTTTTGGGCTTAGGCACCAGGAAAGGGGATGGAGTCTCCATTAACTTAGATGAGAAGGATGTGGAGAAGACCAGGAGTTCTGTTTGAGATGTCTATCAGACAGCCAAATAAACACGCTGGCTGTGGATTAATCTGGTGTTCAGGGAGAAGTCTaggctggagatataaatttgggaatATATGACAAAATGCATTGAATATACTGATATCAAAAGTGAGAGATTTTCCTTAGAATTTATTTCTCCTTTACTTCCACTTACAGGAATATTACCCACTACCAATTTTTCAAAGCATGCAGATCTTTAGCCCTGACAAGACCATAGCATAATCTAAGAGGGAGATACACAAAATGCAATGCATTCGGAGATGAATGACCATCATCATCAGGACGATGGTCAATGGGAAAGAGTTAAAAGCAGGCAGATTTCTGTTGTACACGAGAAGGCTTTACGGCTATCACATCTGTCCACCAGTGGACTGGCTGCTTATTGAAGCACAGAATTTGTGGTTATTGGGAATTTCAAAAAGAACGTGGTATAAAAGAAATCTAGCTATATGACCatgcatggattgaattgtgtcccccagaattatctgtcaacttagctgggccatgagtcccagtattgtgtgattgttcaccattttatgtgatttccccatgtgctgcaaattctatcactatgatgaaataaaatggattagtgacagttatattgatgagatatacaagattagatagtgtcttaagccaatctctttgagacataaaagagagaagcaagcagagagacgggggaacctcatatcaccaagaaagcagcaccaggagcacagcgtgtcctttggacctgaggttctgcgctgagatgctcccagaccaagggaagactgatgtcaaGGATCTTtgttcagagccaacagagagagaaagccttcccctggagctggcaccctgaattcggacttctagcctgcaggactgtgagagaataagcccctctttgttaaagccatccacctgtatttctgttatagcagcattagatgactaagacagaccccTATGAGTAAAAACTCTAAGATTCTATGGTTCTCCTCAATGTAAAATTATAAGTTCACTCatccaacaagtatttattgagtacctgttaAGTAAGTGAGGGACTATGAGGCACCGTGGACACAAATAGGAGTGAGAGTTAGTCTAGTAGGGAAAATAAGACATAAATATAATGCAACATGAAAGAAAAAGGCTGTAGAAAAGGCCTGGGCCAAGTGTGATGGGACTACAGAGGAAAACAATGGCACGCGGCTAAGAGATCCAGAGAAGAAGAGATGGCATTTGAGGAGGGTCTGGAAGGATCTAGAGAATTTGGACATTGTGGGGGCAGGAAATAAACACTCTGAACCTGTATCAAGAAACAATTAAAAgctcttttaaaatatgtattttcatttcttaatGAGAAACTCAAATACAAGAAGAATAAAATTTAGCTAAGCCAAAGGGGTGAGTCAGTGGCAGGGTTGAGGGCAAAACTCAACAAGTTCTCATACCCACGCTTCTCTTCAGGAAATTTTAAGATGTTTGGGACAAAGAACCCTGGGTTTTATTTCAGAGTTTATCTGACTCATTCAAGGTTATACACCAACTGAGTCATGTAGCTTAAGTTCTTCTGGGAAAACAGGACTCAGACTGCCTGACCAGAGGAAGATTTCCTACACTCAGTACTATTAGCAGCTCGATTTTGGTAGCGTTGTTTATTCCTCGTTGTCAGGAATCATCCATAAATGCTAGTTATTGAGCACAGGCCCAATGAGAAACACTTGTTTTCTAGGCCTTTATATTCTAGCACAGCAATTTCTTAACTGGTAGGGAGAGGAAGCAAGGAAGAAGGGGCGTGTAGACCAAGATTGCAAGGTAGGTTCACACAGGAGTTTCCCGGGGATTATGAAGATCTTCGAGCCTCTAGATGGGATGACTGGGCCTCCTCCACTCCTTGCATcccttttccattttctgtttccACTCCCTTTTAGCTTTCAAGTTGCAGGTTCCCCAAGAGAGGCTGTAGAAAATAGCTTTTGCACGAGAAGCTTTAAGGTAAACGCTGATTTTTGTTGGCAAGAGATGCTAATGAATGCCAGAGACACCGGAGACCTAAAGAAAGAACATGGCCCAAGTCCTTTTAGGGCCTGAgagataaaaaattttaagaggAATGGCTTCAGGTGGAGTCATTTCCCTGTTCTTCATTTGGAAGGGGTTCTTCTTCTTTGTCGTCTTTCTCTGTGTAAGTCTTTCGTTCCTGGTTCAATGAGGTGAGCCAGGCAGTATGGCACAGTGGAGAGACCAAGGGCTTTGAAGTTACACAGATGTGGATATGAATGCCACTGCTATCTTTCCTAgaggtgtgaccttggacaatttaCTTATACCCTGTTTACACCTCTTCTTTTCTATAATAATATCATGGATGTAAAGTGCCTAGCATGATTCCTAGCACATGGCATATTCTTTGTAAATGTTAGCTTCTCTCATCTTCTTTATCCTGCCTTTTAAGAGAATGACTGTATCTGTATCTCTAAAGAATGAAACAGACTTCACTGCTAGaaaagacatgtacaaagacccagTGTTCTACAAACAATTATATCAATATCAAACAAGAACAAGGATTATGCCAAGGTTTTTGGTGCCACAGACATTACACATGAAAAGAGTTGATAGTACAAGAAGAAGGAATTTCTACCTTGATTTGGGGAAGTTTCTTTCTTATGATGTGGTTTCAAGAGCTCTCCGGGGGGGTGAGATAAGGGAGCTTGCTGATTTCAGACAGGAAGGCTGTTTCAGACACAACCCGTGGAACAATGACAAATGGTTTGTAAGCTGAATAAGAATATTAAAATAGGGAACATtttcctcagcaaaatagggtGCGTGTAGAGAAAGAAGGTGAAGTAATTTGGGAGTGTGGAGTAAAAGGCCTTGGAATCTACCAAGAAGGGCTcggctttttcttttattaggtGAGACGGTAGCGTAGAGTTAAGAGCCTGAGTTTTGAGTCCTTGTTCTGTCCTGTGCTAATTGTGTGCTCTTGGGTTAAGCACAGAACGAAGTTTCAGTTTTACTACCAAGCACGATGGGGATAGGAACATCTATCCAGTCCACCTTAGTGTTGTCCTGGGGATCAGAGCAAGCTACCAACCAGCAGCCCTTTACAATGTAGGTATGTGTGAAGTGCTTTCTAGACTAGTGGCAATCGGATGTGTTCTCTCTCTGAGGAAGAAACCTTTGCCTCACAAAACAAGAAACAGTAAGAGCCCTCAGTTTCCATGATAggcactgagtccattccaagaGAGAGGAGTTAAATTCCTATGGTAGAAACCTAGGCTCTTCATGCTTTCTAACAGAAAACATTGTAAAAGTCAGGGTAATTCTCATGGCTGTTCTCTAGACCAGGGCTTGAACTAGCCTGAAATCAGGATTACATGAAACTAaccacaaaaattctcaacaagagctctgaaaggaaaactaaaaattaGAACAAAGAAAGCTTGTACTTCATAACAAAGTCAAAAAGCAAATCAGTGTTACTAAGGAAATGATGTTATTATTTAAAGATTAAGGCAGCATATGGCTttaaagagagaaaagcaaaatgaCAGTCTATCTTTTCTAAAAAACAGTAATCCCAAAACTTAAAAAATCTGTTAAGAATTCcttcctttaaaaaatgaaatgtgaaTTACAGGTATGATTTttgcaacaaaaacaaaatttggcAAATAAGCCCttgcttcttttcatttttttctcagaatTTAAAAAGTAACTTCTTTCTTCATTATTTGAAATGGTGCTCTATGAAGTGTGATTTACGGCACTACCAATTGTGATCTGTTCGTTAATGGTCTGTCCCAAGGTAAGTGTGGAAATTGAGAGCGTGAATTCAGAAACTTTTATGGCAATCTGACAGAGTCATTTTTCTGTCTGTTGCATCTAGTAACAAaacattgtttttgtgttttgtaagtTTTTTGTTCACTTTAtggttattcatttttattttttataaaagtacATATGTGAGAAGCACTACAATAGCCTTATTTTGGAAAATGAGATTTAGCACATTACAGAGAAACTTCTCACGGCAGAAGTCACAAATGACCTATCTTAGAGAAGTGTCCGCAAAATTCGTGGGAGTACAATAACCAAGGAAAGAGGCAAAGGggaaatatttcataaaatgtaTTTAAGATATTCACCAGGAGAGCCAGGAAAACGGTTACCATGAGGAGGCATCTGTCAGGTTGTTCTGAACGCAAACATTCATACTTACTAGCAGACTCTATGAACTTAGGGTAGGCATCATATGTGATGAGTGGGATGGGCAAATCCCTGAAGTACAGTTTGAGCGCACCAGTGATAACGTTGATATCTTCATACATGTTCACAGAAATATCTGCTTTCTCACCATCTTTTAAGAatgttaaaagaaataaaaataaataagttgacCCAgagcactgtttaaaaaaaacatgTTTGTGTATACAATTAGTTTTTAAAGATAAGCAAACTTTCAGTTTTTAAACATCAAATTTAGGGAGCTAAATTATATATAGTAATGACCAATTTTCAGAGGGACAGCAAAATTTGTGCTGTGAAGTTACTCGTTTTTCCATGCTTTTTACTACTGGGGGGAGGCGGCGTGGGAGAAGGGTGAGGTCAATAGAAATATGTCCCAATTTTTACGCTACTTGAGGCTCCTAGGGGAATGATGtacatttgcttttaaaaaaataaataaaaaataaaacagaatgtgAAAAATAGCCCCAGAAGCAATCCCAATCTACAGAAGAGGAGACTGCTAGCACAAAAGGCTGTCTTTGTCTCACCCCAGGCTCCTACACATAATGTTTGGATCTTGCCTGAGCCCGGGGGGAGGGAAAGTagtgaaaagtaaataaaacaaaactttagagTTTTGAAATAACAAGAATAGTAGAAATTATAAAATGGGGCAGTGCTTTAGCAGTACTGACATTGGAGACTCTCCAGCAAAGCTTGCCTGCCTTCTGAGTGGCCCCTGCTGTACACATCTGCGTTTAGTACTTTATTTTGTTAAAACATCTTTTTTATCTACTAAAGATTTAATTAGTGTCTGCTCTGAGCTACATCTTATCCTAGATTTCTTTGATTTAATTTGGCTTATAAAAGATTTCAATGGGTTCAAAAGCAGCCTCTTTTAAGATGCAAACACCTCCACTATCAGGCACATCCAAGTATGAACTGAACTAGGTCACTGCGTCCTTCTTTCACACGTGGTTTGAAATCAGATGCAGTGGCAGTACAAGCTGGGAGGAAGGGCTTTCTGGAAGGAAAAGTGAATTGACTGCTTCAGTGGGGGATGCCTGGGGAAGTATGAAGGTGATGGGGGCCTAAGGACCTGTAGATGGGGGTGGGAATCATGAAGAAAGGTAGAAGAATGCCAAAGGCAAATACCAACATTTTTACTCAGGAAAGAGGAAGAGTAAGGTTCCTTATCTTTTGCCATATGGCCCCTGTTCCAATACCAATTAGTTGTTTTTCTAGAAGAATTCAGATTTCAAATACCCTGTCCCATTATAGGTCCAATTTTTAGAATGGAAAATAAAGTCACCATTAATACAGTTGAGTTACATGATGGGTTAAATAAACAGGATTTGGATGCTGGTCTGAGAACCTTCTACTACTCAGGTCATTTCTTCTATGGGAAGATACTGTGTTCATATCCCAGTCCACTCTCCCTTCACTCAGTATTCTCTAAGCTCTAGTACCGTTCAATGCCTCTACAGggtctgcctcagggcctttgcatactCCTCCTTTCGCAGAGCCTTTACATATCCTGTCTTTGCTACTCAACCTATATACAGCCAGCTTCTATTCACCTTTGAAGCTTTagcttaaatatttctttttcaggAAGACTCTTCTGATCTCCATCatccccccatccccaccccacagTCTAGGTTAAGTTTCTTCAGTTATTAATTGTTTCCCTTATGACACTgatatccgccaggcgctccttggaaactctacgggccagttcttctctgtcctatagcgtcactatgagtcggaatcgactcgacggcactgggttctgggtctTATGAcgttttattaaataaataatcatTGTGATGTGAACCCTACATGAGTGCCAGGACCAAGTATACATGGCTAACTGCTGTATCAAAAGTaaagaatatttattaagtagctgcttaataaatatatttgaattaATGAATCAAcagaaaatagatttaaaaagctAAGAGCCTAAAAGGTAAACATTCTGGGACTCACCATGTATATTATAATTGAGCTGATTCTTTAGGAAGCCGCTTTTTCATTAGACTATATATTCCCTTCCATCAGTcttaaatataaacatatttttaaatttgctaTCCACACATTATATCCTAATAGTGCTATGAAATACTGTGCACTCTGTAACATCTTTGTTCCCTGATTGTTTCACTAGTTTTGGTTCCTAACTCTTAGGCCAGACTGGGGCTCTCCGGGGCCAAGGCTCAGGGTTTTTATTTGCTTTGACCTTCCCACAGACCCTGCACGGTATGGATCACAGAAACATTTGCTGTTTCAGCAGAAGACAAATGGGGCAAAGCTGTAATGACATCTGCTGGCCTAGGGGTAGTTAGCTCTCCATTCAGTGACTGTCTCCTACACTAGGGAAGGTTTTTCAAATTCTGCTTTTTCTCCTTGACATTTGAATTAAATGAGTTCATTCCTGCATTCTATGGATCCTGTCTTtttcataagattttttttttttttaaagagtacttTTAGGTTTACAGAGAAGCTGTACAGAAAGTAGAGTTTCAATTTATCTCCCCTCCCCCTACATTGTTTctcttattaacatcttgcattcctgtactggaaaccctggtggcctagtggttaggagctacaagctgctaaccaaaaggtcggcagttcaaatctaccagacgctccttggaaaccctgtggggcagttttactctgtcctatagggtcatggtgagttggaatcaactctgcagcagtgggtttggtttggttttttattcctgTAGTACATTtattacaactgaaccaatactgatacattatcattattaactaaagtccatagtttacattagggttcactcttcatGTTGtatagtcctatgggttttgacaaatacttATATGTTATGTGTCTACCATTagagtatcatacagaatagtttcacaaTCCTACAACTGCCCTGTGCTCCAGCTATTCATCCCTTCTTTATGACAACTACTCATCTTTTCACTATCTCTATAATTTTGCTTTTTCCAGGCACATACTGGATGATTCCATATTGTTGGAATCATtcagtatgtagcttttttggACTTGCTTTTTCCACTTAGcagtatgcatttaaggttcctctatgtctttttgtggcttgatagttctttttttattgtcaaaTGATACTcgattgtatggatgtaccacagtttatccattcatctattgaaggacatcttggttgcttccaatatttggcaattatgaataaaattgcTATAAACACTCgtgtgcaggtttttatgtggacatacgttttcattacacttgggtaaatacctaggagcctTCTTTTTCTGCGTGGATCTCATTATTTGACGATTAAGCCTCCCAGAGTGATTGCTCTTAATTATTTCAAATCTACTTTGCTTCCTTTATTTGATAGCACATTCCTTTGAACGCTCATGAATTTTGAGCAGCATTTCTGGTTCAGAATTAAGTTATCTGAGCCACTGTGTTAAAAATCTTTACATCATTCTCCAGATCCTACACATGACTGCAGGTACACATCACTAGGGTCAAAGCCTTGACCCCAACGGTGTAGCTATTCGCAACAAGCTGAGCTCTTCATGAATTTTCAAATCTGTTGTTGGTGATTTGAGGGCATAAATAGGCTGTCTTATATCTTTAGCGGGAGGAAACGGTGTCATTTATTTGCTTTCTGGGGTCCATGGAAACACTTAGTTTCTTTGTCAGTGTTGGCTTAtttctgagaatcatggccagtgGCTGGAAATGGACATGCTCAGTTGCTGCCTTCCAGAAAATAAAGATCCTTTTGACATTTAACTTGGCATGGATTCAGGATTGTTTTTCTTGATGCTTATTTGGGTTTAACACACCtcacttttatttttgttcttatcGAATACTTGGGCTAGCCTAGATTTATCAAGTTGGGTAAAAGTCACAATTTaagttaaatatttaatttctttttgtctcCTGCCTCTGTTGCCTATAAGAGGCTTGTGAATAGGggaggagtgagatggaattagAAAAATATACTTGCAAAGGAAAGAGGCTCTTGAAAAGatcactactctttttttttttcattcttattctGTTTTTACTTTCAGTATTCggggcaataataaaaaaaaaaacaaacccagtgccgtcaagtcgattccgactcatagcgaccctacaggacagagtagaactgccccatagagtttccaaagagcgcctggtagatctgaactgccgaccctttggttcgcggccgtagcacttaaccactacgccaccagggtttccatttggggCTATAGCTCATCTTTAATATTACCTTATTCCGGTACTTAaagacaaatttgagaaccttgaaaacagttcTTTAacttaaatattctttaaaaaaattaataagtgccACTGTGTTTCCTCTGCTTGGTCCCCTCCTCCCAGAGTGGGGCGGGTTATGTGCCAGAAGGCCCTCGTCTCCTCTCAGGCTTCCCCCCCACCACTCATGAGCCAGGACCTGGATCTTGGCTCACTCAGAGATGGTGATGTGGGTGCAGAGAACAGATGACAGGCAGAGCTAGTGGATCAACTCAAGCCAGGGAAATTCAAGATTTGTAATGACTTACAacccttcccttttttctttatgGGTTTTGGTAAATTCAATCGCTTTCTATGTATTTTGGTGAACACAAACCAGCCTTGGTTACTCAAATATTGGTAATATTGTTAAATTTTATGCTTCTTCCCTATCCTAAAATTTGACAGTTTAGTACCTACAAATAATGAAAAACCTGTAACAAATTATAAACTAAGAACCTGAATCTGTTTTATTTGGTATAATAATCATCAATAATTTAGAAcaataatggaaaaagaaaaaaaaaaaaacccataagaaAAAGTGCTTTTTTGACAAAAAGTATCATTGCCTTAAGGGAATGAACATGCTGAAGAACACACCTCTGTCAAAAGCCATCTTGACGTCTTCAATCAGGTCACTGAATCCTGACACTCGGTATAGTCCTTCAGAATTTAGACCTGGAAAGGAAAACCATGTGAGCTGATAAGTCTCTTTGGAATTATGTCTTTACTTCGAGGCGATGTGGCAGAGAGAATGATGAAGTATACATGTTTAGAAACCTTGTCACACTTTTCTCCTGAAATAAAACCACTTCACTCACACTTTGTTAGCTCTGACCTACTGTCACCTGAGTGTCTGTAATCTGGCTCATCGTCTTGTCTAATCAGAGCAAACACATTACGCCTGAAGGGAAATCATTTATTGCCCCAATTATGTAACATGTTACATAACAGAAGACTAAGGTAAACTATATTAATAGGCTTGCAGCAGTTCTTCCCAAGTGGGGAAGAATAATTAGAGTGTTGCTCTGGTTTTTGGCCTTGGGTAATTTTAACAGAGTATTTACACCTTTGCTCTTAGACTTAAAAAACAATATGAAAACTGAACTGAATTGGTCTCTGTGGCAACTGTAGTAGACTGGAAGCGTCTTCGGTAAGTACATTTTTAAGCACTTTCAAAAATAACTGGTTTCAAAAATAACCTTGAAATCATGCTGTTTGATAACTTGTTAAATTAATTCATTTTAGACTCTCAGGTCATTTGACATCTGAAACCACTCCACTCAGAAGACAACCAGTGTTGTGTAATGAGGCACCTGGAAAGGTAACAGGACTCATTCGTGGTGAACGAAGACTTGTCTAATCCGCAGTGGAAATGCCTTACCTCTGGATTCAATCTCTCTGATGCACATGTCCACCACCATAGGCCGCTTAGTGATATGTGCTTTTACGAGCGTTGTGAGGTCACAGCTGTACACCTTTTTGACATGCTTCAAGTCTGGCTTACAGTCATTTGGGACCATCTTGGAACACTGCTTATGAACATTCAAACCACAAtctacaaaaaagaataaagaaagaaaaaaatcattactgTTTTCACAAGATTTGAGCATTCTGGAGTGTTTATTTTAGCAAAAGACATTCCAGCTTGAATTAGGTTTAAAAAAGCCTTCAGCAGTTCCTTCAGAATGGGGAAacattcttctcttttttctcttggaaAACTCTGGTTATACCTCAGGAGACCAGAATCCTAGCTGAGGCATCATCATTTAACAGCTGTATGATTTCAGGATAATACAAAAAAGGCTGAAAACCAAAATTAATAAGTGTTTACTTACATGTTTACAAAATGTAATATCAGCCAGCCAACTAAAAACTTAATCCACTTATTTAAACCTACATACAAATTAATTTAAAGTGGTATATGGATGTATTTTAAGACATCTGACATGATATGGGATTGGACCTCCAAAAGTGACAGTACGCAGGGGCCCTCTTAAAATGGTGCTGCTCACATTTACTTATTGCCACATTCACAATTCTTTGTATAGATATAAAGTAATACAGAATTCATCTCacgtgaaacctgtacatagagcaagaggcagttgtccataCAGAACCAAGGGGTAccgtgtgttttaaaatcaggaaaggtatgtgtcagggttgtatcatttcatcacacttattcaatctgtatgcagagcaaataatccaagaagctggactatatgaagaacatggcatcaggactgaaggaagactcattaacaacttgccatatgtagatgacacaaccttccttgctgagggtgaagaggacttgcagcacacTTGCTAATGatgatcaaatactacagccttcggtatggattataccctcAGCAtcgagaaaacaaaaactctcacaactggatgaataagcaacatcatgataaatggagaaaatattgaacttgtcaaggatttcatactacttggatccataatcaacgcccatggaaccaGGAGTCGagaagtcaaatgatgtattgtgttgaggaaatctgctgcaaaacatctctttaaagtgttaaaaagcaaagatgtcactttgaggactaagatacacctgacctaagccatgatattttcaattggctTATACACatgcaaaactggacaatgaataagggagactgaagaagagtcaATGACTCTGAATTACGCTGTTGGCaaacaatactgaatataccataactgccaaaagaatgaacaaatctatcttggaagaagtaaagccagaatgctccttaaaagcaaggatggtgagactttgtctcacgtactttggacgtgttatcaagagagatcaatccccggagaaggactgcttggtaaagtatagagtcagtgaaaaagaagaagaccctaaacaaaatggactgacacagtggctacaacaatgggctcaaacacagcaatgactgtgaggatggtgcaggactgggcagagtattttgttctgttggacacagggtcgctatgagctggaatcaacttgatggcacccaacaacgacaacaatatatAATTCATCTAGTAGCTAAAAATAACTATTATTTTTACTTCCACTATTACcaccagctaacatttattgagggcttatTAGTGCCAGGCATTTTTCCAGCTGCTTTATATTTATTATGTCATTTAAACTCAAAAAGCTCTATAAAATAGGTACTACTATTCTTCTCATTTTATAGCCGAGGAAACCAAGCACAGAAGTCTTAAGTAATTTATGCAAGGTCATGTGTTTAGTACAtagtggagctgggattcaagccTCAGTATGGTTTTGGAGTTCCTGATTTTAACAACTATACCGTATCACTTCTACTGAAGTCAGGTTTTTgctaaattaaaattttactggATTATACCTTGTAAGATGCCAGAGCCCATACATTTCCTAGTTAACATCTGAGACACTTACACTTTTCAACAGAAGAGTACAATGAAATTTTTAGAAtagagaaaatacaaatattttgctACATTAGGCTGAGAAGTGATAAATCATAAGCTGAATAATTCAATTAAAGTAAATCATTGTCATCCTTATGTTTTTAGAAACATAACTCATTTGCTTTTAAGTTCATGAAAGCCAGGTGTTGATGTCTTATAAATCAAATCAAAGTGGGCAGATAAAATTTACAGCCAGGTCCTAATGAAACCAATTTGAAAATCATACAACGTCATGGCCACTGTCTGTGATCCTTGGGCAAGCCATAGTTTTGCTTGCTTTTTTGGGCAGATATTCTTATGagatgttatgagaattaaataagccAATGCATTCAAGCTGCTTTACATATTGTAAATGCTGCTGATCAGAATTAAGACTTTCGGTAAAACTTACCAGCTGCAATCTAGTTATATATGCTAACAGAAATTGATAGACACAAGGAAAATTATCCCAAAATTTATAAACAGAATTGTTCTTTAGTTAAACATGTAGACAATGTTAACCTGAAATAAGAACTCTAAGGGCTATGGTGCCTCCAAGGGAGGAATCCATATGTACTAAGTACCTCCTATGTGCAAAGATAGGTTAGGTGTAGAGGGAAGCCCAGGCCCTATTACTCTGGGTCTTGCTGTGTCTGTAAGTAAGTGAACAGCGCTAGAGATGGCCCTGCCAGTGCTAATAGTGCCCGAGAATTATCATCACTAAAGAACAGCAGCTTCTTCTCTGAATACATAAATGCTTCCAGAGCCAAGGGCTTAATCTACACGGTCTCAAGAATTGACCCAACATTTTTCTGTACAACCAAATAATGTGCAAATGACCTcataaacaaaaacccaaattCCTCTTAATATCCGTATTAggtaatatataaaaatttagaTTCAATTATAGGGCAAATCAATGGCAAAATGTCCACTTAA encodes the following:
- the CHN1 gene encoding N-chimaerin isoform X4 encodes the protein MWGLIAQGVKCADCGLNVHKQCSKMVPNDCKPDLKHVKKVYSCDLTTLVKAHITKRPMVVDMCIREIESRGLNSEGLYRVSGFSDLIEDVKMAFDRDGEKADISVNMYEDINVITGALKLYFRDLPIPLITYDAYPKFIESAKIMDPDEQLETLHEALKLLPPAHCETLRYLMAHLKRVTLHEKENLMNAENLGIVFGPTLMRSPELDAMAALNDIRYQRLVVELLIKNEDILF